Part of the Bacteroidota bacterium genome, GCGCTCGCCGTCGCGGGGTTGATGCAGTTCACCCTTCCGCGCGTCTGATGGACCAGGACGCATTCGAGCTGGCCGTCGAGCGGGTCTTCGACCGGTTGCCCGACCGGTTCAAGGAGGCGATCGAGAACGTCGGCGTGTTCATCGAAGAGTACCCCTCCGCGGATCTCGTCAAGTCGCTGAAGCTGCGGTCGAAGCACGATCTGTTCGGGCTGTACCAGGGGATCCCGTTGACTGCGAGGGGA contains:
- a CDS encoding metallopeptidase family protein, which encodes MDQDAFELAVERVFDRLPDRFKEAIENVGVFIEEYPSADLVKSLKLRSKHDLFGLYQGIPLTARGTWYGMTPVPPDKISLYRRNIEAGSKSDAEIEERIYEVLLHEIGHYFGMSEKEIRAAGY